One genomic segment of Amycolatopsis sp. Hca4 includes these proteins:
- a CDS encoding amino acid adenylation domain-containing protein codes for MTLYEIFAGTAARTPDAVAVEIGATTLTYAQLHRCALGLAGRMVAEHGGPPARVALLAAHTVTTFAGYLAAQRLGAAVLPLNPAYPVRRNRTVCDLARPDVLIADESGAPQLAGLADAVPTVLAPADTEVLAGAGEPPLPPHPADDDAVAYLLFTSGSTGRPKGVPIRHRNVVPYVRHNVERFAVGPGCRMSHTFDLTFDPSVYDLFVTWAGGATLVVPGKAELLSPVDYLVDRGITHWFSVPSVVSVGDELGTLPKGRATGVRHSVFIGEPLTYDQAESWQAVAPDAVITNVYGPTELTVACTEFRLGLDPLSWPPTSNDTVPIGPVYGFLDHVVLGDDGRPAEEGELCVRGPQRFDGYLDPADDAGRFLAHGPDGTTPYEGGGLTPEHYYRTGDRVRFEEGGLVHLGRLDNQVKVRGYRVELGEIEAALRRHERIGQAVVLARPVAGETVLVGFYTGDEQPSGELRRWLRKHVPLHMVPRRLVHLAALPLNANGKIDRPALREQPAFTGVELEPSGR; via the coding sequence GTGACGCTCTACGAGATCTTCGCCGGCACCGCCGCCCGCACACCCGACGCCGTGGCGGTCGAAATCGGTGCGACCACGCTGACCTACGCGCAGCTGCACCGCTGTGCGCTCGGGCTGGCCGGGCGGATGGTGGCCGAGCACGGCGGTCCGCCGGCCCGGGTGGCGCTGCTGGCCGCGCACACCGTGACGACGTTCGCCGGCTACCTCGCCGCGCAACGGCTGGGCGCCGCGGTACTGCCGCTGAACCCGGCCTACCCGGTGCGGCGCAACCGGACGGTCTGCGACCTGGCGCGTCCGGACGTGCTGATCGCCGACGAGTCGGGCGCCCCGCAGCTGGCCGGCCTCGCGGACGCGGTGCCGACCGTGCTGGCCCCCGCCGACACCGAGGTGCTCGCCGGGGCCGGGGAACCGCCGCTGCCCCCGCACCCGGCCGACGACGACGCCGTCGCCTACCTGCTGTTCACCTCCGGCTCCACCGGGCGGCCGAAGGGCGTGCCGATCCGCCACCGCAACGTGGTGCCCTACGTCCGGCACAACGTCGAGCGGTTCGCCGTGGGCCCGGGCTGCCGGATGTCGCACACCTTCGACCTGACCTTCGACCCGTCGGTGTACGACCTGTTCGTCACCTGGGCGGGTGGCGCGACGCTGGTCGTGCCGGGCAAGGCGGAGCTGCTCAGCCCGGTCGACTACCTGGTGGACCGGGGGATCACGCACTGGTTCTCGGTGCCGTCGGTGGTCTCGGTCGGCGACGAGCTCGGCACCCTGCCCAAGGGGCGCGCGACCGGCGTGCGGCACAGCGTGTTCATCGGCGAGCCGCTCACCTACGACCAGGCCGAGAGCTGGCAGGCCGTGGCGCCGGACGCGGTGATCACCAACGTGTACGGCCCGACCGAGCTGACCGTGGCCTGCACCGAGTTCCGGCTCGGCCTCGACCCGCTGAGCTGGCCGCCGACGTCGAACGACACGGTGCCGATCGGCCCGGTCTACGGCTTCCTCGACCACGTGGTGCTCGGCGACGACGGGCGGCCCGCCGAGGAGGGCGAGCTGTGCGTCCGGGGGCCGCAGCGGTTCGACGGCTACCTCGACCCCGCCGACGACGCCGGCCGCTTCCTGGCCCACGGCCCGGACGGCACGACGCCCTACGAAGGCGGCGGCCTGACCCCCGAGCACTACTACCGCACCGGGGACCGCGTCCGGTTCGAGGAGGGCGGGCTGGTGCACCTGGGCCGGCTCGACAACCAGGTGAAGGTGCGCGGCTACCGGGTCGAGCTGGGCGAGATCGAGGCCGCCCTCCGCCGCCACGAGCGGATCGGCCAGGCCGTGGTGCTCGCCCGACCGGTCGCCGGCGAGACCGTGCTCGTCGGGTTCTACACCGGCGACGAGCAGCCGTCCGGGGAGCTGCGGCGCTGGTTGCGCAAGCACGTCCCGCTGCACATGGTGCCGCGGCGCCTGGTGCACCTGGCCGCGCTGCCGCTCAACGCCAACGGCAAGATCGACCGCCCGGCGCTGCGCGAGCAGCCCGCGTTCACCGGTGTCGAGCTCGAGCCGAGCGGCCGGTGA